A window of the Lolium perenne isolate Kyuss_39 chromosome 7, Kyuss_2.0, whole genome shotgun sequence genome harbors these coding sequences:
- the LOC127313709 gene encoding uncharacterized protein, with protein MPPKSVADEFVDHRLLSRVQTFPDSQDLQLPSHMEKYAKNDPPCQTTQCTNVAVQQYNAQQVESGKKIRRAVGVDSQMFVLSQNDPVSYWHLYFKGSVGRKKCKFFAELSGVGGPKELRICVFVDKAIAASVVNCNHCFGGIWHPLQNFLGCKEEEEEEEEEEEQQQQQDDEEEEQHKKKKRKHG; from the exons ATGCCTCCAAAAAG TGTTGCTGATGAGTTTGTTGATCACCGTCTGCTAAGTCGAGTTCAGACTTTTCCTGATTCACAAGATCTACAACTTCCAAGCCATATGGAGAAGTACGCCAAGAACGACCCTCCATGTCAGACAACGCAATGCACAAATGTGGCGGTGCAGCAGTACAACGCCCAGCAG GTGGAGAGTGGTAAGAAGATAAGGCGAGCTGTTGGAGTGGACAGTCAAATGTTTGTTTTGTCTCAGAACGACCCAGTCAGCTACTGGCACCTATACTTCAAGGGTTCGGTGGGGAGGAAAAAGTGCAAGTTCTTTGCCGAGCTGAGCGGCGTAGGAGGGCCGAAGGAGCTAAGGATCTGTGTATTCGTGGACAAAGCAATAGCTG CTTCTGTTGTGAATTGCAACCATTGCTTTGGAGGAATCTGGCACCCTCTACAAAATTTTCTTGGatgcaaagaagaagaagaagaagaagaagaagaagaagaacaacaacaacaacaagatgatgaggaggaggagcaacataagaagaagaaaagaaagcACGGCTGA
- the LOC127313706 gene encoding uncharacterized protein — translation MHHGTSHKDMSHSPLVLPSFLRHGLIPPPPIYLSHGRSLISRSRRSLGARLRSPFADPRMVDRGRSRPISPPRGRWPLPLRQHRRPSSIPVQSDSAGRHTEELAGIRQGGVHDQLLELLQNLDILICSHHIHWHYSPSAWSSAFDAMEAMAAVRTDSTCVAERKIPKDNSIKMPSHVNSVVGATASGLERARGKADSGVGLWSTRDLIYLIVYQWISAAGQRCSRDGRGQSFEDGVYLRWYQQIVLHDRVPVDLGGFSATATCATII, via the exons ATGCACCACGGCACCAGTCACAAGGACATGAGTCATTCCCCACTCGTTTTACCCTCGTTTCTCCGCCATGGCCTCATTCCGCCCCCACCAATTTATCTCAGCCATGGGCGCTCCTTGATCTCGAGGTCGCGCCGGAGCCTGGGTGCACGGCTGCGCTCTCCCTTCGCCGACCCTCGCATGGTAGATCGAGGTCGCAGCCGCCCGATCTCCCCGCCACGGGGTCGATGGCCTCTTCCTCTCCGTCAGCACCGCCGGCCGAGCTCGATTCCGGTGCAGTCGGATTCAGCTGGGAGGCACACAGAAGAGCTAGCCGGGATTCGGCAGGGAGGCGTGCACGATCAGCTATTGGAATTGCTTCAG AATCTGGACATATTGATATGT TCACACCACATACATTGGCATTACTCGCCTTCAGCCTGGTCGTCAGCCTTCGACGCCATGGAAGCCATGGCCGCCGTACGCACCGACAGCACCTGCGTAGCAGAGAGGAAGATACCAAAGGACAACTCAATAAAGATGCCATCGCACGTCAACTCAGTAGTCGGCGCGACGGCATCCGGGCTCGAGCGGGCACGTGGGAAAGCTGACAGTGGGGTGGGACTGTGGTCTACCAGAGACTTGATTTACTTGATAG TGTACCAGTGGATCTCGGCGGCCGGGCAGCGCTGCAGCAGGGACGGGCGTGGACAATCCTTTGAAGATGGCGTGTACCTGCGGTGGTACCAGCAGATTGTTTTACATGATAG GGTACCGGTAGATCTCGGCGGCTTTTCTGCAACAGCGACATGCGCGACGATCATCTAA